A window from Chitinivorax sp. PXF-14 encodes these proteins:
- a CDS encoding EAL domain-containing protein, translating to MNNNNRSSLARARLAAGLTFATGAMISAGLAWQYQHGIDTRQQTAARMLAVRIADELQTRAARANDVLYSLRLLMPADGRINRIEFHRLVHQLGLRNRLPEVDSVGYAQLAHTDELPQLEASMRQDASLNGIGYPEVKLVATAGRRDYLILTYLVPPRNHDRRLGTDLLAPGSGLRAADLSNGPLTLPQGQGLDKLSAQQVSIGLPLTYGAASGARSTQVEGLLLMNLDLSERYDQLADMAHGVDLGIRILGPTTDNSLTPIFHSPELPGLRGGAPLGVASFALHGRPWRVECVTLASGPDTASWLILLAGLVISAATAWLQGRQRRRYLTTQQTAAQLRAQLQQQRLRGHWQQTALDRSTDAVLLVDRDGQVEACNQTAAALLGQSGESIAGQALSELGLLRQGDLAELQHRISSGQAADFQVEQSINGEARWLDIRTQALDEIPRRHEIQLVRDISKARIEQRTMRDLGQMVRDLTELSSDWHWEADVEYRITQLSRGAFDLLGLEPEQVLGHRRWELPGYEADPQAEAANRHAVRQRLAFRDFVYRFNMPRGEVRYISTSGTPSYDEQGQFQGYRGTGRDITATKLAEAALFEEKERAQVTLESLGEGVITTDTDGNIRYLNPIAIQLTGWSAAEAIGKPSSFVFKVVDESSHEQLPDPILAALKAGHPVSYGTRTEMIRLDGEEFAIEGSASPIRGRNGQLIGGVLVFRDVSQSRELAAKLTYQATHDALTGLLNRREFEHRLKHLLTQHHVGDLHALLYIDLDQFKIVNDTCGHIAGDELLKQLAGLMHAQLRTTDTFARMGGDEFAVLLERCNTTVASRIAEQLRAVVADFHFAWEDKLFSVGTSIGLVSFSGSQLDHAALMSAADTACYLAKEKGRNRVHVHHAEDIEVAQRHGEMEWVGRLHKALNEDRFQLYFQRIEPISTAEDGAHFEVLVRMIDESGNSVPPGSFIPAAERYNLMPAIDRWIVRHVFDFLAENRTRLPKIAVCAINLSGASIGDDGFLAILKPMFDEYRIPHGMICFEVTETAAIANLNRASQFVRELKSLGCRFALDDFGSGMSSFGYLKHLPVDYLKIDGGFVKDMLQDPIDTAMVEAINSIGHVMGLKTIAEFVENDGILARLQSIGVDFAQGYGIAKPLPIDTLIEY from the coding sequence GTGAACAATAACAACCGATCTTCGCTGGCTCGGGCGCGCCTGGCGGCAGGTCTCACCTTTGCCACCGGGGCGATGATCAGCGCGGGGCTCGCCTGGCAATACCAGCACGGCATCGATACCCGCCAGCAGACGGCCGCCAGGATGCTCGCCGTACGCATCGCGGACGAGCTGCAGACCCGCGCGGCACGCGCCAACGATGTGCTGTATTCGCTACGCCTGCTGATGCCGGCCGACGGCCGCATCAACCGCATCGAGTTCCATCGCCTGGTCCATCAGCTTGGCTTGCGCAACCGCCTGCCCGAGGTCGATAGCGTCGGCTATGCGCAGCTGGCCCATACGGACGAGCTGCCGCAGCTCGAGGCCAGCATGCGCCAGGATGCCTCGCTCAACGGCATCGGCTACCCGGAGGTCAAGCTCGTGGCGACGGCTGGCCGTCGCGACTACCTGATCCTGACCTACCTGGTGCCGCCACGTAACCACGACCGGCGGCTCGGCACCGATCTGCTGGCGCCGGGCAGCGGCCTGCGGGCAGCCGACCTGAGCAACGGCCCGCTCACCCTTCCGCAGGGGCAAGGGCTCGATAAACTGAGCGCACAGCAGGTTTCCATCGGCCTGCCGCTGACCTATGGCGCCGCGTCCGGCGCCCGATCCACGCAGGTGGAAGGCCTGCTGCTGATGAACCTCGACCTGTCGGAGCGCTACGATCAGCTCGCCGACATGGCCCATGGCGTCGATCTCGGCATCCGCATACTCGGGCCGACTACCGACAACAGCCTGACTCCCATCTTCCACAGCCCGGAGCTGCCTGGCCTGCGTGGCGGCGCCCCGCTAGGCGTGGCCTCGTTCGCGCTCCATGGCCGCCCCTGGCGCGTCGAATGCGTCACGCTGGCGAGCGGCCCGGATACGGCAAGCTGGCTGATCCTGCTGGCGGGCCTCGTTATCAGTGCCGCCACAGCCTGGCTGCAGGGGCGCCAGCGCCGCCGTTACCTGACGACGCAGCAGACTGCGGCCCAGTTGCGCGCCCAGCTGCAGCAGCAGCGCTTGCGGGGGCACTGGCAACAGACCGCGCTCGACCGCAGCACAGACGCAGTCCTGCTCGTCGATCGCGATGGTCAGGTCGAAGCCTGCAACCAGACTGCCGCCGCACTGCTCGGCCAGAGTGGTGAGAGCATCGCCGGGCAGGCGCTGAGCGAGCTGGGCCTGCTGCGGCAAGGCGACCTGGCGGAGCTGCAGCACCGCATCAGCTCCGGGCAGGCGGCCGATTTCCAGGTCGAACAGAGCATCAACGGCGAGGCTCGCTGGCTGGACATCCGCACCCAGGCTCTGGACGAGATCCCGCGGCGCCATGAGATCCAGCTCGTGCGCGACATCAGCAAGGCACGCATAGAGCAGCGCACGATGCGCGACCTCGGGCAGATGGTGCGCGACCTGACGGAGCTGTCGTCGGACTGGCACTGGGAAGCCGATGTCGAATACCGCATCACCCAGCTCTCCCGGGGCGCCTTCGACCTCCTCGGCCTGGAGCCGGAGCAGGTGCTGGGCCACCGCCGCTGGGAACTGCCAGGCTACGAGGCCGACCCACAGGCGGAAGCGGCCAATCGCCACGCGGTACGCCAGCGCCTAGCCTTCCGCGATTTCGTTTACCGCTTCAACATGCCTCGCGGCGAGGTTCGCTACATCAGCACTAGCGGCACCCCCTCCTACGACGAGCAGGGCCAGTTCCAGGGCTACCGCGGCACCGGGCGGGACATCACCGCCACCAAGCTGGCCGAGGCGGCGTTGTTCGAGGAAAAGGAGCGCGCCCAGGTCACGCTGGAGTCCCTGGGCGAAGGCGTGATCACCACCGATACCGACGGCAATATCCGCTACCTCAACCCGATCGCCATCCAGTTGACGGGCTGGTCGGCCGCCGAAGCCATCGGCAAGCCCTCCTCCTTCGTCTTCAAGGTGGTGGATGAATCCAGCCACGAGCAGCTGCCCGACCCGATTCTGGCCGCACTCAAGGCCGGCCACCCGGTCAGCTACGGCACGCGCACCGAGATGATCCGCCTCGATGGCGAGGAATTCGCGATCGAGGGCAGTGCCTCGCCGATTCGGGGCCGCAATGGCCAGCTGATCGGCGGCGTGCTGGTGTTCCGCGATGTCAGCCAGTCGCGCGAGCTGGCGGCCAAGCTCACCTACCAGGCCACGCACGATGCGCTGACGGGCCTGCTCAACCGCCGCGAATTCGAGCATCGGCTGAAGCATCTGCTGACGCAGCACCATGTGGGCGACCTCCACGCCCTGCTCTACATCGACCTTGACCAGTTCAAGATCGTCAACGACACCTGCGGCCACATTGCCGGCGACGAGCTGCTCAAGCAGCTGGCCGGCCTGATGCACGCGCAGCTGCGCACGACCGACACCTTCGCCCGCATGGGCGGCGACGAATTCGCGGTATTGCTCGAACGCTGCAATACCACGGTCGCCTCGCGCATCGCCGAGCAGCTGCGGGCGGTCGTCGCCGATTTTCACTTTGCCTGGGAGGACAAGCTGTTCTCGGTGGGCACCAGCATCGGCCTCGTGAGCTTCTCCGGCAGCCAGCTCGACCACGCGGCGCTGATGAGCGCGGCCGATACCGCCTGCTACCTGGCCAAGGAGAAGGGGCGCAACCGCGTGCATGTGCACCATGCGGAAGACATCGAGGTCGCCCAGCGCCATGGCGAGATGGAATGGGTCGGCCGCCTGCACAAGGCGCTCAACGAAGACCGCTTCCAGCTCTATTTCCAGCGCATCGAGCCGATCAGCACGGCCGAGGACGGGGCGCATTTCGAGGTACTGGTGCGCATGATCGACGAGTCCGGCAATTCCGTCCCGCCGGGGAGCTTCATCCCAGCCGCCGAGCGCTACAACCTGATGCCGGCCATCGATCGCTGGATCGTGCGCCATGTGTTCGACTTCCTGGCCGAAAACCGCACCCGCCTGCCAAAGATCGCCGTCTGCGCCATCAACCTGTCCGGCGCGTCGATCGGCGACGACGGCTTTCTCGCCATCCTCAAGCCGATGTTCGACGAATATCGCATCCCGCACGGCATGATCTGCTTCGAGGTCACGGAGACGGCCGCCATCGCCAACCTGAACCGTGCCTCGCAGTTCGTGCGCGAGCTGAAGTCGCTCGGCTGCCGGTTTGCACTGGACGACTTTGGCAGCGGCATGTCGAGCTTCGGCTATCTCAAGCACCTGCCGGTCGACTATCTAAAAATCGACGGGGGCTTCGTCAAGGACATGCTGCAGGACCCGATCGACACGGCGATGGTGGAAGCCATCAACAGCATCGGCCACGTGATGGGTCTCAAGACCATCGCCGAGTTTGTCGAGAACGACGGCATTCTCGCCCGCCTGCAGAGCATCGGCGTGGACTTTGCGCAGGGTTACGGCATTGCAAAGCCTTTGCCTATCGACACCCTCATCGAGTATTGA
- a CDS encoding heavy-metal-associated domain-containing protein: MRTSVFKVSGMSGPECVRSVVNAIQDLPCLGLVEVSLERAEASVEHGAMLSEDDIRQAIVDAGFEVE, translated from the coding sequence ATGCGAACATCCGTTTTCAAGGTTTCGGGCATGAGCGGGCCGGAGTGCGTGCGCAGCGTGGTCAACGCGATTCAGGATCTGCCCTGTCTGGGGCTGGTCGAGGTGTCGCTGGAGCGGGCGGAGGCCAGTGTCGAACATGGTGCGATGCTGTCCGAGGACGACATCCGCCAGGCGATTGTCGATGCCGGCTTTGAGGTGGAGTAA
- a CDS encoding PhoX family phosphatase, with the protein MSKYDIDDEGLSNPSANPTFESVLGARLSRRQLLQGGLSAMAAGFFGGGLSACASTEASGPAAAGGRAPLGFTPIAASFADSVRVAKGYSAHVFVRWGDPIGDTLGSPAFIADASNSANEQCLQFGMHHDGMSYFPLPFGSQSSASGLMAVNHEYIDRGLLHPAEPGFSHTPEQVQKEINAHGVSVFEVQQGANRQWSVKRPSKYARRITADTPIRVSGPARGHALLKTEFNPQGDEVLGTFGNCANGMTPWGTYLTCEENFNGYFTNYSDDITPDQKRYGISMKGNGYEWTKAGGLNLRFDAGLHPNEPNRFGWVVEIDPFEPNAMPVKRTALGRVKHENAAVTVAADGRVVVYMGDDERFEYIYKFVSEGRYDATDRKKNLDLLDRGTLYVAKFNDDGSGEWLPLTTGNPRLAAFKDQGEICIRTRQAADAAGATKMDRPEWIAVNPLTRQVYCTLTNNSKREATDKANPRAKNTHGHIIRWSESDAADTRFNWDIFVMAGDPASQIASNQGNIKGDLFSAPDGIAFDRRGVLWIETDVSTSAMFHPEHAPRSAEHQHFGNNQVLAVDPADGVVKRFLTGPVGCELTGFTMTPDGRTLFVNIQHPGEPLDEKTEFNNPKHPTRYSSWPDNGRPRSATLVIQKDDGGVIGL; encoded by the coding sequence ATGAGCAAATACGACATCGACGACGAAGGCCTGTCGAACCCATCCGCCAACCCGACCTTCGAATCCGTGCTCGGTGCGCGCCTGTCGCGCCGCCAGCTGCTGCAAGGCGGCCTGTCGGCGATGGCGGCCGGCTTCTTCGGCGGCGGCCTGAGCGCCTGCGCCAGCACCGAGGCCAGCGGCCCGGCCGCAGCCGGTGGCCGCGCCCCGCTCGGTTTCACGCCGATTGCCGCCTCGTTTGCCGATAGCGTGCGCGTGGCCAAGGGCTACAGCGCCCATGTGTTCGTCCGCTGGGGCGACCCGATCGGCGACACGCTGGGCAGCCCGGCCTTCATCGCCGATGCATCGAACAGCGCGAACGAGCAGTGCCTGCAGTTTGGCATGCACCATGACGGCATGAGCTACTTCCCGCTGCCGTTCGGCTCGCAGAGCTCGGCCAGCGGCCTGATGGCGGTCAACCACGAATACATCGACCGCGGCCTCTTGCATCCGGCCGAGCCCGGCTTCAGCCACACGCCGGAGCAGGTGCAGAAGGAAATCAATGCGCACGGCGTCTCGGTGTTCGAGGTCCAGCAAGGCGCCAATCGCCAGTGGTCGGTCAAGCGCCCGTCGAAGTACGCGCGCCGCATTACCGCCGACACGCCGATCCGCGTCAGCGGCCCGGCCAGGGGTCATGCGCTGCTCAAGACGGAATTCAACCCGCAAGGCGACGAGGTGCTCGGCACCTTCGGCAACTGCGCCAATGGCATGACGCCGTGGGGCACCTACCTGACCTGCGAAGAGAATTTTAACGGCTATTTCACCAACTACAGCGACGACATCACGCCGGACCAGAAGCGCTACGGCATCAGCATGAAGGGCAACGGCTACGAGTGGACCAAGGCCGGCGGCCTGAACCTGCGCTTCGACGCCGGCCTGCACCCGAACGAGCCAAACCGCTTCGGCTGGGTGGTCGAGATCGACCCGTTCGAGCCGAATGCAATGCCGGTCAAGCGCACCGCGCTGGGCCGCGTCAAGCACGAGAACGCGGCCGTCACCGTGGCGGCCGATGGCCGCGTGGTGGTCTACATGGGTGACGACGAGCGCTTCGAATACATCTACAAGTTCGTCAGCGAAGGCAGGTACGACGCCACCGACCGCAAGAAGAACCTCGACCTGCTCGACCGTGGCACGCTCTATGTCGCGAAGTTCAACGACGACGGCTCGGGCGAATGGCTGCCGCTGACGACCGGCAACCCCAGGCTCGCAGCGTTCAAGGACCAGGGCGAAATCTGCATCCGCACACGCCAGGCGGCCGATGCGGCAGGCGCCACCAAGATGGACCGCCCCGAATGGATCGCCGTCAACCCGCTGACCCGGCAGGTGTACTGCACGCTGACCAACAACTCGAAGCGCGAAGCCACCGACAAGGCCAACCCGCGCGCCAAAAACACCCACGGCCACATCATCCGCTGGAGCGAGAGCGATGCAGCCGACACCCGCTTCAACTGGGACATCTTCGTCATGGCGGGCGACCCGGCGAGCCAGATCGCCAGCAACCAGGGCAATATCAAGGGCGACCTGTTCAGCGCACCCGACGGCATCGCCTTCGACCGCCGCGGCGTGCTGTGGATCGAGACCGATGTCTCGACCAGCGCCATGTTCCACCCCGAGCACGCGCCCAGGAGCGCCGAGCACCAGCATTTCGGCAACAACCAGGTGCTGGCCGTCGACCCGGCCGATGGCGTGGTCAAGCGCTTCCTCACCGGCCCGGTGGGCTGCGAGCTGACCGGCTTCACCATGACGCCGGACGGCAGGACGCTGTTCGTCAACATCCAGCACCCGGGCGAGCCGCTCGACGAGAAAACCGAGTTCAATAACCCGAAGCACCCCACCCGCTACAGCAGCTGGCCCGACAACGGCCGCCCACGCTCGGCCACCCTCGTGATCCAGAAGGATGATGGCGGCGTGATCGGCCTGTAA